The DNA segment CAGCTGCGCGGCGCCCTCAAGGCAGCCGCCAGCGCCGAGCGCCCGTCCAAGGTGATCAACATCGCCTCGATCAACGGTCTGACCGTGCCCGACATGGACACCTATTCCTATTCGTCGTCCAAGGCGGCGCTGATTCACCTGACGCGTGTGCTGGCGAAGGCGCTGGCCAGGGATCACATCCGGGTCAACGCCATCGCGCCCGGCCCCTTCCCCAGCAAGATGATGGCCGAGACCATCGAGAAGACCCGCGACAAGATCCTGGCGCGGGTGCCGGCGAACCGGCTGGGCGAGCCCGAGGACGCGGCCGGAGTCGCCATCTTCCTTGCCTCGCGGGCGAGCGATTACGTTCACGGCGCCGTCATCCCGATGGATGGCGGCTCATCGACCACGGTGTAGTCAAGATGGACCTGAGCTTCAGCCCCGAGGACATGGCGTTTCGTGACGAGGTGCGCCGGTTCCTCGACGACAACCTGACCGACGACCTGCGCTACGCGGCGCAGACGCAAACCGCCATTTTCGCCGAATTCGAGCCCACCATGCGCTGGCACAAGGTGCTGCACAGACAGGGCTGGATCGCGCCGTCCTGGCCGAAGGAGCATGGCGGCACCGGCTGGACCATCCCGCAACGCTACCTGTTCAACAAGGAAATGACCGAGGCCCACGCGCCCAAGCCGCTGCCGAACGGGCTGGGCATGGTCGGGCCGGTGATCATCAAGTTCGGCACGCCGGCGCAACAGCAGCAATATCTGCCGCGCATCCTGTCGGGCGACGATTACTGGGCGCAGGGCTATTCGGAACCGGGCGCCGGCTCCGATCTGTCGTCCCTGCGCACCAAGGCCGTGAGCGATGGCGACCACTACGTCATCAATGGCTCGAAGATCTGGACCACCTATGCGCAATTTGCCCAGCGCATGTTCTGCCTTGTGCGCACCAGCGACCAGGGCAAGCAGCAACAGGGCATCTCGTTCCTGTTGTTCGATATGGACACACCCGGCATCACGGTGGAGCCGATCATCACCCTGGGCGGCGACCACGAGGTGAACCAGGTTTTCTTCGACGATGTGCGGGTGCCCAAATCCGGCCTGATCGGCGAGGAGAACATGGGCTGGACCTATGCCAAATACCTGTTGGAGTGGGAACGCGGCGCCGGCGCCTGGGCGCCGCGCCTGATCGCCGACCTGAAGCAGTTGCGCCACATGGCGGCCAATGAACGCTCGGACGGCAACCGCCTCGCCGACGACCGGACCTTCGCGGCCATGCTCGATGCGGTCGAGGTGGAACTGATGGCGCTGGAGATGATAGAACTGCGCATCATGTCGGTGCTGTCAAAAGGCGGCTCGCCTGGTCCCGAGGCATCGATGATCAAGGTGCGCGGCTCCGAGGCCATGCAGAAGGTGACAACGCTGACCATGGAAGCGGTCGGCTACTATGCTGCGCCGTTTACGATCCACGACGCGCGCCAGCACAACCAGCAGTCGATCGGACCCGACTACGCCGCGCCCGCCGCGCCGCACTACCTCAATGCCCGGGCCGGTTCGATCTATGCCGGCACCAATGAAGTGCAGCGGGACATCATGGCCAAGATGGTGCTCGGTCTCTGACCCAGGAGGCAAATATTCAAGCCTGCCCAAATTCCCTATGCGACAGGCGGGCTTGGCTTTATGCTCTGGCGATTATGAACAGCTCCGATCGAACCGTGACAACTCAGGACAACGACGCCACGACGCGCGATGCGCGCCGGCACCAGACCAAGAAAAGCATCGCGACCCGGAACAGTATCCTGGACGCAACCATCCAGTGCTTCCTGGAACTTGGCTACCATCGCACCACGACCACGGAAATCGCGAAGCGGGCCCGCGTGACGCGCGGCGCGGTTCAATATTATTTCCCCACCACGCCCGATGTGCTGCGCGCGTCCATCGACCACATGATCGACCAGTGGATCGAAACCTATGCCGATGAGCTGCGCAGGATGCCGGCGTCGGAGAAGCGGCTGCAGGGCGGCGTCGACATTTACTGGCGCTTCGTCCAGAACCCGCTGTTTGTCGCCTGGCAGGAATTGCAGGCGGCTGGCCGCACGGACCCTGAACTCGCAGAGATCGTCAAGGACGCCGGCAAGCGCTATGACGAGCGCCGGCTGGAGTTGGGCCGCGAGGTCTATGGCGAGGTTGCCAGCGTCGAGGATCCCAATTTCGCCGTCGCCCGCGACCTGCTGCGGGTGTCGCTGGAAGGCCTGTCGGTTGCCGAGTTCGGTCACGACAAGGACAAGCGGCAACAGGCGGTCATCGACCTGCTCAAGCGCATCATGGGCCGGATGATTGGCGGGAAGTAAGGACTTTCCCCTCTAACTTTAATCGCCATCTCCACGCACGCGGGAATGACGACTGGAGGTGGGAGCGCCGCTACTACCCCTTCAACCGCGCATAGGCCGAATATTTCGGATTATCGACGCCCAGGTTCTCGACGGCGACCTGGCGCAGATGCTCGAGCAGGGCGGGATCGTCCAGGCTGAACTTACCGTTGCGGATGTCCTCGCACAATTCGCGGTTGAGCGTCTCCCGGTCGCCGTCATGGCCCAGCAACGTCATCAGCCGCTCGCGCTGCGCCTGCTCGATCTCCGGCGACTGGCCGATCTCGCGGCGGACCGAGGCGATGACGTTGGCGGCGACGCGGGCGTGGAAGTTCAGGTGGCCGGTGACAGCGGGCATCACCTTGTCGCGCAGGAATTCCTCGACGGCTTCGAGCATCTCGTCGGCGGTGGGACGGTCGGGACGCATCAGCTTTTCCCCAGCAGGATCATCAGGTCGGCCTCGCATTCGGACGAGCGGCGGCCGATGGCCGGACGCTCGACAGAACGATCATGGCCGGTGAGGTGGGTGAACGCCATGGAGCGGCAGGTGATGCCCCATCTGAGACTCCCGAAGATTTCCCAGAACTTCACGCGATCCGGGTCGACCTTCACGCCGGAGACCGCCTCGTAACCCTCGAACATGTCCTCGCGCCGGCCGAAGCCGCCGACCGGCTTGTCGATCTTGCCGAAGCGCCACGAATTGATGCAGATCCAGGCCAGGTCCTCCATGGGATCGCCGAAATGGGCGATTTCCCAGTCGAGGATCGTGCGCAGGCCTTCCGGTCCCCAGATGATGTTGCCGTTGCGGAAGTCGCCGTGCACCAGTGTCACGCGGTCGCGCGAAGGTACCCGCTCCTTCAGCCAGCGCAGCGCGTAGTCGAACACCGGGGACGGCGACCATTCGAGGAAATATTTCTCGTAGGCGTTCCAGGTGTTCTGCCATTGCTGCTGCGGCGTGATCTCCTCGAGGAAATCCAGCTCGTCCATCGGCACCTGGTGGATCGAGGCGGCAGCCTCGCCGCTCTGCCTGGCCATCTTCGGGCGCGCATCGGCGTAAAGATCGTCGCGCAGGACGCGGGGCGCCAGCGTCTCGCCGGCGATGCGGTCCATGACGAAGCCGACGCCCAGCCCGTCCGCTTCCTGCAGCACATAGCGCACCCGGGGCGCCTTCACGCCGTGTGCATGACAGATCTGGATCAGCCGCGCCTCACGCACCTGACCAATGGCCGTCGATCGGCTTTCCGGGACGCCGCCCGGCGCACGGCGCAGGATCAGTTGCTGAACGCCCTCGGCTGTCGGCGCGTCGAACGACCAGGTTTCCTGGGACGCGCCGGCCGAGAGCCGCTTCAGGTCGGCGATCCCCGTCGCCGACAAATATTTCCGTGTCGCGGCATCCAATGCCGTCTCGATGCTACCACCCGCCATCAGTCAGCCACTTCTCCACCATCCAAAGTCTGTCCGAGCCAAAGAAGGGCTCGCCGTCCACGATGATATAGGGCGAGCCGAACACGCCCTGCTCCATCGCCTCTTCCGTGTGGCGCTTGTACCGCGCCTTCATATCCGGGTCGTCAGCGCTGGTCCGATATGCCCCCACGTCGAGCCCCAGTTTCCCGACCTCCGCGGCGATCCAGTCAGGATCGCATGCATTGGTCGCCTCGCAATAGAGCGCATGGTAAATGCGCAGGGCAAGCTGCTTCGCCGCTGCCTCGTCACGGTCGGCCGCCCAGTAGAATGCGCGGCCCGCCACCGCTGCGTTGGCGCTGCGCATGTCGGCGACGTTCCAGGGAGCGATGCCGTGAAGCCGAGCCAGGCGCGGCACGTCATGTTTGAAATATTCGCCCTTGATGGGATAGGCGACCATCGGCCGGTCGAAGCCCGTCGCCACCGCGACCGTCCGGAGATTGAACGGCCGCCAGCGTACGGCGCGCCCGTGCTTTTCGGCAATCGCATCGATCTGCCTCGCCGTAAAAAATCCGAACGGCGAGATGAAGTCGAAATAGAAATCGATAGGCGTATTGATCGCTGCCTCCCCGGGCCGGCCGCCATCCTGTAGCACGTTTGCATCATTGCAAGAATATTCTGCAACACAGGCGGCGGCGCACCTTGTCAGAGCACCGGGTGGCACCTACAACAACGCCTGACGACCGCCGGAATTTCAACATTGTCGAAAGTACTCACCGCCGCTCCCGCAGCCGCTCCTTCCAAGGGGCTGGCGGTGACGTATACGGGTGGGTACCGCTGGTACGTGCTGGGTCTGCTGACCGTGGTGTTCTCGTTCAGCCACATGGACCGCAACATCATTGCGATCCTGCTGAACTCCATCGCCATCGACCTGAAGCTCACCGACTGGGAAGCAGGCGCCATTTCGGGCCTGGCCTTCACTATCACCTACATCACCCTGGGCGTGCCGCTTGCCTGGGCGGCTGACCGGGGCAAGCGCAAGCGCATCATTTCGGCATCGCTGGCGCTTTGGAGCCTGATGACGGCGCTGTGCGGCGCCACCCACAATATGTGGCAAATGTTCCTGGCGCGGATGGGCGTGGGCATCGGCGAGGCCGGCTGCGTTCCTGCCTCCCAGTCGATCATCGCCGACTATTTTCCCAGGGAACGCCGCGCCTTTGCGCTCGCCATCTTCGGCCTTGGCATCCCGATCGGTTCGTTGGCGGGCTACGCGCTCGGCGGCATCATCAACGACGCCTATGGCTGGCGCGCGGCCCTGGTCATCGTGGGCGCGCCCGGCCTGCTCGTCGCGCTATTGCTGCAGCGGACACTGCGGGAGCCGCCGCGCGGCTTCTCCGATCGCCATGACGCGCCTCCCGACGAGCCGTTGCCGACATTCGGCGAGGTGGTACGATTTATTGTCAACCGCTGGTCGCTGCTGCACCTGTTCGCCGGCACGTCGCTGATCGTGTTTGGCGGCGCCGTCTCGCAAACCTGGATTCCGGCATTCTTCGAGCGATCCCATGGGCTGAGGTCGAGCCAGATCGGCGTCTGGCTGGCGCCTTCCATCGTTCTTGGCGGCGGCATCGGCGTATTGCTGGGCGGCTGGCTGGCCGACAAGCTCGCGAAGCGTGACCCGCGCTGGTACGTCTGGATTCCGGGCATCGCCATGATCCCCGCCGTACCGATCGCCGCGCTGGTGCTGCTGCTGCCGGCGACGATCTATCAGGTGCTCGGCATTCCAGTGCACAGCTACGTCATCTCGATCGCGCTGATGGCGATCCCGGGCGCCGCCTATACCTGCTATGTCGGCCCGGTCAACGCGGTGATCCAGCTGATCGTGAGCCTGCGCATGCGCGCCACGGCCATCGCGGTGTTCCTGATGATCACCAACCTGGTCGGCATGGGCCTCGGCCCGTTCCTCGTGGGCATGGTCAGCGACTTCATGGTCTCGCGCTTTGGCCACGAATCGCTGCGCTATTCGATGCTCGTTTTCCTGTTCATCTATGTCTGGGCGGCGTTCCACTTCTTTCGCGCGGGCAAGTATCTGCGTGAAGATCTGGGAGCGCAGTACAGGTAGCAGTCGACCGTTTCGCGGGCCGCTGCTATCACGGCTGCCATGAGCGAGGTCGAAACCCCATCCGGCAAGAACGCGGCGAGCGAGAATTTTCCCGTCGGCTCCTTCCTGCTGCCCAAGGCGCTACGGCCGCATGTGGCGGTCTTTTACGCATTCGCCCGCGCAATCGACGACGTGGCGGACAATCCGTCCCTCGCGCCCGGCGACAAGATGGCAAGGCTGGACGGATTCGCCGCGGCGGTTCGCGGCGAGACCGATGAGGCGGCCTATGCCAAGGGACATGCGATCCGGCGCAGCAACCAGCAGACCGGCGTCACCGAAAAGCACTGCCTCGACCTGATCTCGGCATTCAAGCAGGACGCGGTGAAGAGCCGATACGAGAGCTGGGACGACCTGATCGACTATTGCGACCGGTCGGCCTCGCCCGTCGGCCGCTACCTGCTCGACCTGCACGGCGAGGACAAGGCCGGCTATGGCCGGTCCGACGCGCTGTGCAATGCGCTGCAGGTCATCAACCATCTCCAGGACTGCGCCGACGATTATGCCGAGATGGACCGCGTCTATCTGCCCCAGGCGTGGCTGCGCGAGGCCGGAGCGGCGACCGAGGACCTGGCCAGGCCGGTCACGACACCCGGCCTTCGCCGGGTGATGGATCAATGCCTCGATGGCACCGAGGCGCTGCTCAGGGACGCCCGGCGGCTGCCGGGCGTGCTGGCAAGCCGCCGGCTCGCTCTCGAATCGGCCGTCATCGTCCGCATTGCCGACCGTTTGACGCTGCGCCTGATGCGCGAGGATCCGATCTCCACGCGTGTTGCGCTGAGCAAGCCTGCGGCCATGGGTTGCACCGTGTCGGGGTTGCTCGACGTCGTACTGGGCCGCAGGCGGTGATGCTGGCGGCGCTGGGCGTCCTGACGCTCGCCATCTGGGCCTGGCTGCTGCTGTTCCACCACCGCTTCTGGCGCGCCGACCAGCGCCTGCCGGAAGCGGCAGGGCGAAGCCGCTGGCCGTCGGTGATCGCCATCGTGCCCGCACGCAACGAGGCGGCGACCATCGCCGACTGCGTCAAGGCGATAACTCTTCAGACCTATGCCGGCGACCTGACGGTCGTGGTTGTCGACGATTCGAGCACCGACGGCACCGGCGACATCGCCCGGGCCGCCGGCGGCAACGTGCGGGTCGTCTCGGGCGAACAGCTGCCTCCAGGCTGGAGCGGCAAGCTCTGGGCGCTCGAGACCGGCCTGAGGCACACCAACGCATTGCCGGGCGACTATGTCTGGTTCACCGACGCCGACATTGTCCACGCACCCGGCGTGCTGAGCGACCTGGCCGGCTTTGCCGAGGAGCAGCGGCTGGAGATGGTGTCGCTGATGGCCCGGCTCCACTGCTCCCACTTCTGGGAGCGTCTGCTGGTGCCGGCCTTCGTGTTCTTCTTCCAGATGCTCTACCCCTT comes from the Emcibacter sp. SYSU 3D8 genome and includes:
- a CDS encoding SDR family oxidoreductase, giving the protein MKALFDISGKVALVTGGSSGIGKMIAAGFAANGAKTYIASRKLDVCEEVAAELSRTGTCIPLRADLSSHAGIVALADRMKELEPKLDVLVNNSGAAWGAPFDEFPEAGWDKVYAMNVKAPFFLIQQLRGALKAAASAERPSKVINIASINGLTVPDMDTYSYSSSKAALIHLTRVLAKALARDHIRVNAIAPGPFPSKMMAETIEKTRDKILARVPANRLGEPEDAAGVAIFLASRASDYVHGAVIPMDGGSSTTV
- a CDS encoding acyl-CoA dehydrogenase family protein, with the protein product MDLSFSPEDMAFRDEVRRFLDDNLTDDLRYAAQTQTAIFAEFEPTMRWHKVLHRQGWIAPSWPKEHGGTGWTIPQRYLFNKEMTEAHAPKPLPNGLGMVGPVIIKFGTPAQQQQYLPRILSGDDYWAQGYSEPGAGSDLSSLRTKAVSDGDHYVINGSKIWTTYAQFAQRMFCLVRTSDQGKQQQGISFLLFDMDTPGITVEPIITLGGDHEVNQVFFDDVRVPKSGLIGEENMGWTYAKYLLEWERGAGAWAPRLIADLKQLRHMAANERSDGNRLADDRTFAAMLDAVEVELMALEMIELRIMSVLSKGGSPGPEASMIKVRGSEAMQKVTTLTMEAVGYYAAPFTIHDARQHNQQSIGPDYAAPAAPHYLNARAGSIYAGTNEVQRDIMAKMVLGL
- a CDS encoding TetR/AcrR family transcriptional regulator; this encodes MTTQDNDATTRDARRHQTKKSIATRNSILDATIQCFLELGYHRTTTTEIAKRARVTRGAVQYYFPTTPDVLRASIDHMIDQWIETYADELRRMPASEKRLQGGVDIYWRFVQNPLFVAWQELQAAGRTDPELAEIVKDAGKRYDERRLELGREVYGEVASVEDPNFAVARDLLRVSLEGLSVAEFGHDKDKRQQAVIDLLKRIMGRMIGGK
- a CDS encoding DUF6285 domain-containing protein yields the protein MRPDRPTADEMLEAVEEFLRDKVMPAVTGHLNFHARVAANVIASVRREIGQSPEIEQAQRERLMTLLGHDGDRETLNRELCEDIRNGKFSLDDPALLEHLRQVAVENLGVDNPKYSAYARLKG
- a CDS encoding phosphotransferase family protein; translated protein: MAGGSIETALDAATRKYLSATGIADLKRLSAGASQETWSFDAPTAEGVQQLILRRAPGGVPESRSTAIGQVREARLIQICHAHGVKAPRVRYVLQEADGLGVGFVMDRIAGETLAPRVLRDDLYADARPKMARQSGEAAASIHQVPMDELDFLEEITPQQQWQNTWNAYEKYFLEWSPSPVFDYALRWLKERVPSRDRVTLVHGDFRNGNIIWGPEGLRTILDWEIAHFGDPMEDLAWICINSWRFGKIDKPVGGFGRREDMFEGYEAVSGVKVDPDRVKFWEIFGSLRWGITCRSMAFTHLTGHDRSVERPAIGRRSSECEADLMILLGKS
- a CDS encoding 2-hydroxychromene-2-carboxylate isomerase — encoded protein: MLQDGGRPGEAAINTPIDFYFDFISPFGFFTARQIDAIAEKHGRAVRWRPFNLRTVAVATGFDRPMVAYPIKGEYFKHDVPRLARLHGIAPWNVADMRSANAAVAGRAFYWAADRDEAAAKQLALRIYHALYCEATNACDPDWIAAEVGKLGLDVGAYRTSADDPDMKARYKRHTEEAMEQGVFGSPYIIVDGEPFFGSDRLWMVEKWLTDGGW
- a CDS encoding MFS transporter, translated to MTYTGGYRWYVLGLLTVVFSFSHMDRNIIAILLNSIAIDLKLTDWEAGAISGLAFTITYITLGVPLAWAADRGKRKRIISASLALWSLMTALCGATHNMWQMFLARMGVGIGEAGCVPASQSIIADYFPRERRAFALAIFGLGIPIGSLAGYALGGIINDAYGWRAALVIVGAPGLLVALLLQRTLREPPRGFSDRHDAPPDEPLPTFGEVVRFIVNRWSLLHLFAGTSLIVFGGAVSQTWIPAFFERSHGLRSSQIGVWLAPSIVLGGGIGVLLGGWLADKLAKRDPRWYVWIPGIAMIPAVPIAALVLLLPATIYQVLGIPVHSYVISIALMAIPGAAYTCYVGPVNAVIQLIVSLRMRATAIAVFLMITNLVGMGLGPFLVGMVSDFMVSRFGHESLRYSMLVFLFIYVWAAFHFFRAGKYLREDLGAQYR
- the hpnC gene encoding squalene synthase HpnC → MSEVETPSGKNAASENFPVGSFLLPKALRPHVAVFYAFARAIDDVADNPSLAPGDKMARLDGFAAAVRGETDEAAYAKGHAIRRSNQQTGVTEKHCLDLISAFKQDAVKSRYESWDDLIDYCDRSASPVGRYLLDLHGEDKAGYGRSDALCNALQVINHLQDCADDYAEMDRVYLPQAWLREAGAATEDLARPVTTPGLRRVMDQCLDGTEALLRDARRLPGVLASRRLALESAVIVRIADRLTLRLMREDPISTRVALSKPAAMGCTVSGLLDVVLGRRR